Proteins encoded by one window of Actinocorallia herbida:
- a CDS encoding alpha/beta family hydrolase has translation MRIETVAGTAEILLEGPAEPGLVVVVTHGSNGTVDAPDLAAVREVALGLGAGVARVTQPFRLAGRRAPGNAAKQDAAWLEAVAVVRAKWPEAPLVQCGRSNGARVACRTAVEAGAVGVLALAFPLHPPGKPEKSRAAELREAKVPVVVVNGDRDPFGVPDPADAAEVVVLAGERHDLHKDPARVGAAAEPWLRRWRS, from the coding sequence ATGCGGATCGAGACCGTGGCGGGGACTGCTGAGATCTTGCTGGAAGGTCCGGCGGAGCCGGGGCTCGTGGTGGTGGTGACGCACGGGTCCAACGGGACCGTGGACGCGCCGGATCTCGCGGCGGTGCGGGAGGTGGCGCTGGGGCTGGGTGCCGGGGTGGCGCGGGTGACGCAGCCGTTCCGGCTGGCGGGGCGGCGGGCGCCGGGCAACGCGGCCAAGCAGGACGCGGCCTGGCTGGAGGCGGTGGCCGTGGTGCGGGCGAAGTGGCCTGAGGCGCCGCTGGTTCAGTGCGGGAGGAGCAACGGGGCGCGGGTGGCCTGCCGGACCGCCGTTGAAGCCGGGGCGGTGGGGGTGCTCGCGCTGGCGTTTCCGCTGCATCCGCCGGGCAAGCCGGAGAAGAGCCGGGCCGCGGAGCTGCGGGAGGCGAAGGTGCCGGTCGTGGTCGTCAACGGCGACCGCGACCCGTTCGGGGTGCCGGACCCCGCTGACGCGGCCGAGGTCGTCGTCCTGGCGGGGGAGCGGCACGATCTGCACAAGGACCCCGCCCGGGTAGGAGCGGCGGCCGAACCATGGCTCCGGCGCTGGCGGAGCTGA
- a CDS encoding TetR/AcrR family transcriptional regulator, whose amino-acid sequence MSPREPLTRDRIIEAALHIVDGQGLGRLTMRRLGDALEVEAMAIYHHLPRGKEELLDGLVTHVGVLHADTRPLGADDWRDRIRSWAEAYRALLVDHAGVLPLLVTRRNPAALATTARSIAEVLRLAGFLESAAHSAARTLLAFLIGHAALEVRGRELATPEPVDWDRQFEESLEVLLSGMLTALL is encoded by the coding sequence TTGAGCCCGCGTGAGCCGCTGACCCGCGACCGGATCATCGAGGCAGCCCTGCACATCGTCGACGGCCAGGGCCTCGGCCGCCTCACGATGCGCCGCCTCGGCGACGCCCTGGAGGTCGAGGCGATGGCGATCTACCACCATCTGCCGCGCGGCAAGGAGGAGCTCCTCGACGGCCTGGTCACCCACGTCGGCGTCCTGCACGCCGACACCCGGCCGCTCGGCGCCGACGACTGGCGCGACCGGATCAGGTCCTGGGCCGAGGCCTACCGCGCCCTGCTCGTCGACCACGCGGGCGTCCTGCCGCTGCTGGTGACCCGGCGCAACCCCGCCGCCCTGGCGACGACGGCCCGCTCGATCGCCGAGGTGCTGCGGCTGGCCGGCTTCCTGGAGTCCGCCGCGCACAGCGCGGCCCGGACCCTCCTGGCCTTCCTCATCGGCCACGCCGCCCTCGAGGTGCGCGGCCGGGAGCTGGCGACGCCCGAGCCCGTCGACTGGGACCGGCAGTTCGAGGAGAGCCTCGAGGTCCTGCTCTCGGGGATGCTCACCGCGCTGCTGTGA
- a CDS encoding plectin, whose product MVFGRRISPDDAALYAADKQLAGEHAGRVAAVEEARAALAAGAPDSAGRRELAGVLETALVDAIASAAAAERVAMGPKTYGTTRAAEISRRKARAKVSVRPYSEELDRLRTARETHKLSFRALERV is encoded by the coding sequence ATGGTCTTCGGACGTCGCATCAGCCCTGACGACGCGGCACTGTACGCCGCCGACAAGCAGCTCGCCGGGGAGCACGCAGGCCGTGTCGCGGCCGTGGAGGAGGCGCGGGCGGCCCTCGCCGCGGGCGCCCCGGACTCCGCGGGCCGGCGCGAGCTGGCCGGGGTCCTGGAAACCGCCCTCGTGGACGCCATCGCCTCGGCGGCCGCCGCCGAGCGCGTCGCCATGGGGCCCAAGACCTACGGCACCACCCGGGCCGCCGAGATCTCCCGGCGCAAGGCCAGGGCGAAGGTGTCCGTCCGCCCCTACAGTGAGGAGCTGGACCGGCTGCGGACGGCCCGCGAGACGCACAAGCTCTCCTTTCGGGCCCTGGAAAGGGTCTAA
- the gcvP gene encoding aminomethyl-transferring glycine dehydrogenase: MTAQTNFSDRHIGPSPADRQKMLAAVGFADLGALADAAVPASIRTARPLDLPAPLSETEALAKLRKIASRNRVLTSYIGLGYHGTITPGVILRNVLENPGWYTAYTPYQPEISQGRLEALLNFQTVVSDLTGVDVANASMLDEGTAAAEALALALRATRRKEPGAFVVDADALPQTVEVIRARALPLGIPVVVADLSEALPEGEIFGVLAQYPGASGAVRDLAPLADAVHGRGAQFVVAADLLALTLLKSPGSCGADIVVGSAQRFGVPFGFGGPHAGYMAVREELQRQLPGRLVGVSVDSGGRAAYRLALQTREQHIRREKATSNICTAQVLLAVMASMYAVYHGPEGLTAIARRVHHRAATFAASIAAQDVEGFEVVGEDYFDTLTIRVPSPAETTVAAARRAGYNIRQVDAHTIAVAFDETTTEDDLQNLLEAIEQRSFRRAVALVEPSGRTLAEGLLRDDAFLTHPVFHAHRSETAMLRYLRRLQDKDIALDRSMIPLGSCTMKLNATTEMEPITWPEFANLHPFAPIEQAAGYVELITELEGWLAEITGYAKVSVQPNAGSQGELAGLLAVRAYHASRGEGHRDVCLIPSSAHGTNAASAVMAGMRVVVVKCDDAGNVDLDDLRGKLDKHAENLSVIMVTYPSTHGVYEEGITEICAAVHAAGGQVYVDGANLNALVGLARPGEFGADVSHLNLHKTFCIPHGGGGPGIGPVAVGAHLAPFLPSHPLRPEAGPETGVGPISAAPWGSAGILPIPWTYIAMMGPEGLRRATEVAVLAANYVARRLSPHFPILYTGQGGLVAHECIADLRKITKETGVTAEDVAKRLIDYGFHAPTLSFPVAGTLMIEPTESEDLAELDRFCDALIAIRAEIDKVGTGEWDTADNPLRNAPHTAETLLVDEWKHSYTREEAAYPLPSLRAHKYWSPVGRIDQAYGDRNLVCSCPPPEAFED; this comes from the coding sequence ATGACCGCCCAGACGAACTTCTCCGACCGCCACATCGGTCCTTCGCCCGCCGATCGGCAGAAGATGCTGGCCGCCGTCGGTTTCGCCGATCTCGGCGCGCTCGCCGACGCGGCGGTCCCCGCCTCGATCCGGACCGCCCGGCCGCTCGACCTGCCCGCGCCGCTGAGCGAGACCGAGGCGCTGGCGAAGCTGCGCAAGATCGCCTCGCGCAACCGCGTCCTCACCTCCTACATCGGCCTCGGCTACCACGGGACGATCACCCCGGGCGTCATCCTGCGCAACGTCCTGGAGAACCCGGGCTGGTACACCGCCTACACCCCGTACCAGCCGGAGATCTCCCAAGGGCGCCTCGAGGCCCTGCTGAACTTCCAGACCGTCGTGTCCGACCTGACCGGCGTCGACGTCGCCAACGCGTCGATGCTGGACGAGGGCACCGCGGCGGCCGAGGCGCTGGCCCTGGCGCTCCGCGCGACCCGGCGCAAGGAGCCGGGCGCGTTCGTGGTCGACGCCGACGCGCTGCCCCAGACCGTCGAGGTCATCCGGGCCAGGGCGCTGCCGCTCGGCATCCCCGTCGTCGTCGCCGACCTGTCCGAGGCGCTGCCCGAGGGCGAGATCTTCGGCGTGCTCGCCCAGTACCCCGGCGCGTCCGGCGCGGTCCGCGACCTCGCGCCGCTGGCCGACGCCGTGCACGGGCGCGGAGCCCAGTTCGTCGTCGCGGCCGACCTGCTCGCGCTGACCCTGCTGAAGTCGCCGGGCTCGTGCGGCGCCGACATCGTCGTCGGGTCCGCGCAGCGCTTCGGCGTCCCGTTCGGCTTCGGCGGCCCGCACGCCGGATACATGGCGGTCCGCGAGGAGCTCCAGCGGCAGCTGCCCGGCCGGCTCGTCGGCGTGTCGGTCGACTCCGGCGGCCGCGCCGCCTACCGGCTCGCGCTCCAGACCCGTGAGCAGCACATCCGGCGAGAGAAGGCGACCTCCAACATCTGCACCGCGCAGGTGCTGCTCGCCGTCATGGCCTCGATGTACGCGGTCTACCACGGCCCCGAGGGCCTGACCGCGATCGCCCGCCGCGTCCACCACCGGGCCGCGACCTTCGCCGCGTCGATCGCCGCCCAGGACGTCGAAGGCTTCGAGGTCGTCGGCGAGGACTACTTCGACACGCTCACCATCCGGGTGCCCTCTCCGGCCGAGACCACCGTGGCCGCCGCGCGCCGGGCGGGCTACAACATCCGCCAGGTCGACGCGCACACGATCGCCGTCGCCTTCGACGAGACCACCACCGAGGACGACCTCCAGAACCTCCTCGAGGCGATCGAGCAGCGGAGCTTCCGCCGCGCGGTCGCGCTGGTCGAGCCGTCCGGGCGGACCCTCGCCGAGGGCCTGCTGCGCGACGACGCGTTCCTCACCCACCCCGTCTTCCACGCCCACCGGTCGGAGACGGCGATGCTGCGCTACCTGCGCCGCCTCCAGGACAAGGACATCGCCCTCGACCGGTCGATGATCCCGCTCGGCTCCTGCACGATGAAGCTGAACGCGACCACGGAGATGGAGCCCATCACCTGGCCGGAGTTCGCGAACCTCCACCCGTTCGCGCCGATCGAGCAGGCCGCCGGGTACGTCGAGCTGATCACCGAGCTGGAGGGCTGGCTCGCGGAGATCACCGGCTACGCGAAGGTGTCGGTCCAGCCGAACGCGGGATCGCAGGGCGAGCTCGCCGGGCTGCTCGCGGTGCGGGCCTACCACGCCTCGCGCGGCGAGGGCCACCGCGACGTGTGCCTGATCCCGTCGTCGGCGCACGGCACCAACGCGGCGAGCGCGGTCATGGCCGGGATGCGCGTGGTCGTCGTCAAGTGCGACGACGCGGGCAACGTCGACCTCGACGACCTGCGCGGCAAGCTCGACAAGCACGCCGAGAACCTTTCAGTGATCATGGTGACCTACCCGTCGACGCACGGCGTCTACGAGGAGGGCATCACCGAGATCTGCGCGGCGGTGCACGCCGCGGGCGGCCAGGTGTACGTGGACGGCGCCAACCTCAACGCGCTGGTCGGGCTCGCCCGTCCCGGCGAGTTCGGCGCGGACGTCTCGCACCTCAACCTGCACAAGACCTTCTGCATCCCGCACGGCGGCGGCGGCCCGGGCATCGGCCCGGTCGCGGTCGGCGCGCACCTCGCGCCGTTCCTGCCCAGCCACCCGCTGCGGCCGGAGGCCGGCCCGGAGACCGGCGTCGGCCCGATCTCGGCGGCCCCGTGGGGCTCGGCGGGCATCCTGCCGATCCCGTGGACCTACATCGCGATGATGGGCCCCGAGGGCCTGCGTCGGGCCACCGAGGTCGCCGTGCTCGCCGCCAACTACGTGGCGCGCCGCCTGTCCCCGCACTTCCCGATCCTCTACACCGGCCAGGGCGGCCTCGTCGCGCACGAGTGCATCGCCGACCTGCGCAAGATCACCAAGGAGACGGGCGTCACCGCCGAGGACGTCGCCAAGCGGCTCATCGACTACGGCTTCCACGCCCCGACCCTGTCGTTCCCGGTCGCCGGGACGCTGATGATCGAGCCGACCGAGTCCGAGGACCTCGCCGAGCTCGACCGCTTCTGCGACGCGCTGATCGCGATCCGCGCCGAGATCGACAAGGTCGGCACGGGCGAGTGGGACACGGCGGACAACCCGCTCCGCAACGCCCCCCACACCGCGGAGACCCTCCTCGTGGACGAGTGGAAGCACTCCTACACCCGCGAAGAGGCCGCCTACCCCCTCCCCTCCCTGCGCGCCCACAAGTACTGGTCCCCCGTCGGCCGCATCGACCAGGCCTACGGCGACCGCAACCTCGTCTGCTCCTGCCCGCCCCCCGAAGCCTTCGAGGACTGA
- a CDS encoding tetratricopeptide repeat protein produces the protein MTLAQAHRMAETGDLTGAATLFTEALADSPAPADRAQAALGLAVVLDDLGDTEGARRADWTAIETGDPEYAPRAAYHLALSHERAGEPGGAAEAWRIVVSSEHPAYLPAACLALAQLADDTGDTEAAISWWERVIETGDAEYAPVAAHDLAQRLLEDGRASRAQRILADALRAVDPGGYAYARLAVLIGLTHLDQAIGAFTAAVESTDAPDVAPLGIELLARTLSLRGRDTEADSVWRAGLATPHLHDQITARLHRDT, from the coding sequence TTGACCCTGGCGCAGGCACATCGCATGGCCGAGACCGGTGATCTGACCGGTGCGGCGACCCTGTTCACCGAGGCGCTGGCCGACTCCCCGGCGCCGGCCGACCGGGCGCAGGCCGCGCTCGGCCTGGCCGTGGTCCTGGACGACCTGGGCGACACCGAGGGCGCCCGGCGCGCCGACTGGACCGCGATCGAGACCGGCGATCCCGAGTACGCGCCGCGCGCCGCCTACCACCTGGCCCTCTCGCACGAGCGGGCGGGCGAGCCGGGAGGCGCCGCCGAGGCCTGGCGGATCGTCGTCTCCTCCGAGCACCCGGCCTATCTGCCTGCCGCCTGCCTGGCCCTGGCCCAGCTCGCCGACGACACGGGCGACACCGAGGCCGCGATCTCCTGGTGGGAGCGGGTCATCGAGACCGGCGACGCCGAGTACGCGCCGGTCGCCGCGCACGACCTCGCCCAGCGTCTCCTCGAGGACGGCCGAGCCTCCCGCGCCCAGCGCATCCTCGCCGACGCGCTCCGGGCCGTCGACCCCGGCGGCTACGCCTACGCCCGCCTGGCCGTCCTGATCGGTCTCACCCACCTCGACCAGGCCATCGGCGCCTTCACCGCCGCCGTCGAGTCCACCGACGCCCCCGACGTGGCCCCCCTGGGCATCGAACTCCTGGCCCGCACCCTCTCCCTCCGAGGCCGCGACACCGAAGCCGACTCCGTCTGGCGCGCCGGCCTGGCCACCCCCCACCTCCACGACCAGATAACCGCCCGTCTCCACCGCGACACCTGA
- a CDS encoding DUF5999 family protein: MCPHQPSCPSSDGPTRDAARTLASHPEQGWSLLCNGVVLFDDTGELLPDGGIVAPHRPTDLHAPTAA; this comes from the coding sequence ATGTGCCCGCACCAGCCGTCCTGTCCTTCTTCCGACGGACCGACCCGCGACGCCGCGCGGACCTTGGCCAGCCACCCCGAGCAGGGGTGGAGCCTGCTGTGCAACGGCGTTGTGCTGTTCGACGACACCGGTGAGCTGCTGCCTGACGGGGGGATCGTGGCGCCGCACCGGCCCACCGACCTGCACGCCCCCACCGCGGCCTGA